A single genomic interval of Coregonus clupeaformis isolate EN_2021a chromosome 36, ASM2061545v1, whole genome shotgun sequence harbors:
- the LOC121552492 gene encoding KATNB1-like protein 1 yields MASGSHEGQSREFQPLNQGKPHGFLHHISDHSAADKNMKEVDVLNKEEIDNERFPVSRGAHISGKAKQVSVCYKRKCSLSRHGVVVSSCVRRRAPPAGRAVCDMANKENELTCSEEVQAIHYNDCCVFPVNSAAEAGSKMAGPGNKYSDYFTELSKDHDAMTRVLFGRNLRLNVALTLWRRNASELVAYLIRIEDTGVLLDCLPVITKNLQDEAPCISLGCCVDLLPQVKTILASKYEEHLIVGLHWVQSVIKKWWPELSANSKSLQDSCSEDRNLRVMKQQLKELWEEGPRLSLVPGSTGEMAKAIESYLSQLR; encoded by the exons ATGGCCTCTGGAAGTCATGAAGGGCAAAGCAGGGAATTCCAACCGCTCAACCAGGGAAAACCTCATGGATTTCTCCATCACATCAGCGACCACTCTGCAGCTGACAAGAACATGAAGGAG GTGGATGTTTTAAATAAGGAAGAAATAGATAACGAGAG ATTTCCCGTGAGTCGCGGTGCACACATCTCTGGCAAAGCGAAACAAGTGTCTGTGTGCTACAAGAGGAAGTGTTCGTTGTCGCGTCACGGCGTCGTGGTGAGCTCCTGCGTGCGCCGCAGAGCGCCCCCCGCAGGTCGGGCTGTCTGTGACATGGCCAACAAGGAGAATGAACTGACCTGCTCAGAGGAAGTGCAGGCCATACACTACAATGACTGCTGCGTTTTCCCCGTCAACTCTGCGGCAGAAGCAGGCTCCAAGATGGCAGGGCCGGGAAACAAGTACAGTGATTACTTCACGGAG CTATCAAAGGATCATGATGCAATGACACGTGTGCTTTTTGGAAGGAATCTCCGGCTAAATGTAGCTCTGACGCTATGGCGAAGAAACGCCAGCGAACTAGTGGCGTACTTGATCAG AATTGAAGACACAGGCGTGCTTCTTGACTGCCTACCAGTTATAACGAAAAA CCTTCAAGACGAAGCTCCGTGCATATCACTGGGCTGTTGTGTAGACCTCCTGCCACAAGTCAAAACCATCCTCGCCAGTAAATATGAAGA ACACCTGATTGTGGGTCTACACTGGGTTCAGTCTGTCATTAAGAAATGGTGGCCAGAACTCTCCGCAAACAGcaagagcctgcaggacagctgcTCAGAGGACAG GAACCTCCGAGTGATGAAGCAGCAGCTGAAGGAATTATGGGAGGAAGGACCCCGGTTAAGTTTAGTTCCGGGAAGTACAGGAGAGATGGCAAAG